In Fructilactobacillus cliffordii, a single genomic region encodes these proteins:
- a CDS encoding thiamine diphosphokinase, with the protein METINLLAGGPKSEWPVDLNHRLEQNPCIGIDRGTLHLLDMGITPYAAIGDFDSVSANELALIRQCVEIVHQSNPIKDETDTELALQFAGQQFPAAHLTLYGFSGGRLDQLLTNLLMVYRPFLTDVITRLTLQDRHNWIQFYQPGTNLVEKQSGMKYLDFVALEPTTLTLPDEKYQLNRFAVKRPTSFSSNEFLGEQGTFNFDHGIMMVVQSHD; encoded by the coding sequence ATGGAGACAATTAATTTGTTGGCCGGGGGACCTAAATCCGAGTGGCCAGTTGATTTAAATCATCGGTTGGAACAAAATCCCTGCATTGGAATTGACCGGGGGACGTTGCATTTGCTGGACATGGGCATTACCCCCTATGCAGCCATTGGTGATTTTGATTCTGTTTCCGCAAATGAACTTGCGTTGATTAGGCAATGTGTGGAGATTGTGCACCAGTCTAATCCAATTAAGGATGAAACCGATACAGAGTTAGCGTTACAGTTTGCGGGTCAGCAATTTCCTGCGGCTCACCTAACTTTGTATGGATTTTCGGGCGGTCGACTGGATCAACTTCTGACTAATTTGTTAATGGTTTATCGACCGTTTTTAACGGATGTGATTACGCGCTTAACGCTGCAAGATCGTCACAATTGGATTCAGTTCTATCAACCGGGAACGAATCTGGTGGAGAAGCAATCTGGGATGAAATATCTGGATTTTGTAGCTTTGGAGCCGACCACGTTGACCTTGCCTGACGAGAAGTACCAACTAAATCGCTTTGCAGTCAAACGACCCACCTCGTTTTCCAGTAATGAGTTTCTGGGTGAACAAGGTACATTTAATTTTGATCACGGTATCATGATGGTAGTCCAAAGTCATGATTAG
- a CDS encoding Asp23/Gls24 family envelope stress response protein — protein MAVKMNTKYGSIDIDNDVIATVVGGAATDNYGVVGMASRNQIKDGMNEILRRDAYSRGIVVRQIDDEIQVDVNIIVSYGTKISEVSRTVQAKVKYNLETMLGVTADSVNVFVQGVKVIND, from the coding sequence ATGGCTGTAAAAATGAACACTAAATATGGATCAATCGATATTGACAATGATGTGATTGCTACGGTAGTCGGTGGTGCCGCTACCGATAATTATGGAGTAGTCGGAATGGCTAGCCGTAATCAAATTAAAGATGGAATGAACGAAATTCTACGGCGGGATGCTTATTCCCGCGGAATTGTGGTTCGGCAGATTGATGATGAAATTCAGGTCGACGTTAACATTATTGTGAGCTATGGAACTAAGATTTCTGAGGTTTCACGAACCGTGCAAGCCAAAGTTAAATACAATCTGGAAACGATGTTAGGGGTAACCGCTGACTCCGTGAACGTGTTTGTGCAGGGCGTTAAGGTCATTAACGACTAA
- the plsX gene encoding phosphate acyltransferase PlsX, translating into MIKIAIDAMGGDYAPQAIVAGAELARDASQNDVEYILFGDQQQIEPLVKNQEHIQIVHADEVIEMDDEPVRAVKKKKRASLVLAAQAVRDGEADLLLSAGNTGALMVAGLLIIGRMRGISRPGLIVTLPVVDNDQGFTMIDAGANADAKVENVLQYAQLGKLYSQLVRKMDNPRIGLINNGTEPDKGDVNHRKMYEELEKMGQAGELNFIGNVEARDLLHNVTDVAVTDGFTGNAALKGIEGSALAVVNMIKDSINDGGIREKLGGLLLKPALKQIAKKMDYTRYGGSVLLGLKAPVIKTHGNSNAKTIFYALQSAAEVANSNLVHGIAMQFHADQQQK; encoded by the coding sequence ATGATTAAAATTGCAATTGATGCCATGGGTGGCGACTATGCTCCCCAAGCAATCGTGGCGGGCGCAGAATTAGCTCGTGATGCTAGTCAGAACGATGTAGAATACATCTTGTTTGGAGACCAACAGCAAATTGAGCCGTTAGTCAAAAATCAGGAGCACATTCAGATTGTTCACGCTGATGAAGTAATTGAAATGGATGATGAACCGGTGCGAGCGGTCAAAAAGAAGAAACGGGCGAGTTTAGTCCTCGCAGCTCAGGCGGTTCGAGATGGGGAAGCGGACTTATTGCTTTCAGCTGGAAATACCGGGGCCCTGATGGTCGCGGGTTTATTAATTATCGGTCGGATGCGCGGAATAAGTCGACCTGGGTTAATTGTGACGTTGCCAGTCGTTGATAATGATCAGGGATTTACCATGATTGATGCCGGCGCGAATGCAGATGCTAAGGTGGAAAACGTGCTTCAGTACGCCCAACTAGGTAAATTGTACAGTCAATTGGTGCGTAAGATGGATAACCCTCGAATTGGCTTAATTAACAACGGAACAGAACCAGATAAAGGGGACGTCAACCACCGAAAAATGTATGAAGAACTCGAAAAAATGGGTCAAGCCGGGGAGCTGAACTTCATTGGAAACGTGGAAGCACGCGATCTCTTACATAATGTAACCGACGTGGCTGTCACCGATGGATTTACTGGCAATGCAGCTTTAAAGGGGATTGAAGGTAGTGCTCTGGCCGTGGTCAATATGATTAAAGATAGTATTAATGATGGTGGGATCCGAGAGAAACTCGGGGGTCTATTGTTAAAACCAGCGTTAAAACAAATTGCCAAAAAGATGGATTACACGCGGTATGGTGGTTCTGTCTTGCTGGGATTGAAAGCACCAGTAATTAAAACGCACGGAAATAGTAATGCCAAAACAATTTTCTACGCCCTGCAGAGCGCAGCTGAAGTGGCTAATTCAAATTTAGTGCACGGAATTGCAATGCAATTCCATGCTGATCAACAGCAAAAATAA
- a CDS encoding DAK2 domain-containing protein — protein sequence MSVTKITTKEFDQMVQAAAVVLQNNAEFINSLNVFPVPDGDTGMNMSLSFASGAKYVAKESQQTVGAKAAALAKGLLMGARGNSGVILSQIFRGFSKNVEGKTDLTAQEFADAITAGAKTAYSSVMKPTEGTILTVIRFAANAGRKEAAQTDDLGVVSDAIKQGAQTALKQTPDLLPVLKQVGVVDSGGQGLTFVLEAFADILNNREPSDDVHAKFNVEANKMDEMVKKSDHASAQGQLNPDDIVYGYCTQMTVRFGKGKEYKDKFDYDHFYDHLAPLGDSLLVINDDEVAKVHIHTEHPGKVLAWGQNFGDLINIKIDNMREQQEAIMENDEEAESTMPAKEAVPEEPAAEMAVIAVVAGAGLEKLFKSLGVTKIISGGQTMNPSTEDIVKAVNTTNAKHVLVLPNNKNIFLAAEQAEDLTDVPMKVVHTKTIPQGLTAMFAYNPEASLSDNQTAMDDSLDTVKSGQVTTAIRDTKLDGLEIKKGQFMGIIDGQIQVTAKTLDEAAVQMTKQMLDDDSENVTIIYGEGATEADAKQVEAAAAAVDDELEIEIHAGNQPVYPFIISVE from the coding sequence GTGTCAGTAACGAAGATTACTACTAAAGAGTTCGACCAAATGGTTCAAGCTGCAGCGGTCGTCCTCCAAAATAATGCAGAATTTATTAATTCTTTAAACGTTTTTCCGGTTCCAGATGGGGATACCGGGATGAATATGAGTTTGTCGTTTGCGAGTGGAGCAAAGTACGTCGCTAAGGAATCTCAACAAACGGTGGGAGCTAAAGCAGCGGCACTGGCCAAGGGTTTACTGATGGGAGCTCGAGGAAATTCCGGGGTCATTTTGTCCCAAATTTTCCGAGGCTTTTCTAAAAACGTAGAAGGAAAAACCGATTTAACGGCGCAAGAATTTGCCGATGCCATCACTGCCGGAGCTAAAACTGCTTACAGTTCAGTGATGAAGCCGACGGAAGGAACCATTTTAACGGTCATTCGGTTTGCGGCCAATGCTGGTCGCAAAGAAGCAGCCCAAACTGATGATTTAGGAGTGGTGAGCGATGCCATCAAGCAAGGTGCTCAAACGGCTTTGAAGCAAACGCCGGATTTACTTCCGGTTTTGAAACAAGTCGGGGTCGTTGATTCTGGGGGACAAGGATTGACCTTTGTGCTGGAAGCCTTTGCTGACATTTTGAATAACCGTGAGCCTTCCGATGACGTTCATGCTAAGTTTAATGTCGAAGCTAACAAGATGGACGAGATGGTGAAAAAATCAGACCATGCGAGTGCGCAAGGTCAACTGAACCCCGATGACATTGTCTATGGATACTGTACTCAAATGACGGTACGCTTTGGAAAGGGCAAGGAGTACAAAGATAAATTTGATTATGATCATTTTTATGATCATCTCGCTCCCCTCGGTGATTCATTGTTAGTGATTAATGACGATGAAGTGGCCAAAGTACACATTCATACGGAACATCCTGGCAAGGTTTTGGCTTGGGGTCAAAATTTTGGTGATTTGATTAACATCAAGATTGACAACATGCGGGAACAACAAGAAGCCATCATGGAAAATGATGAAGAAGCTGAATCCACCATGCCGGCAAAGGAAGCTGTTCCAGAAGAACCAGCTGCTGAAATGGCAGTGATCGCCGTTGTCGCCGGAGCTGGATTAGAAAAACTGTTTAAGAGTTTAGGCGTTACCAAAATTATTAGTGGTGGGCAGACCATGAATCCTAGTACCGAGGACATTGTGAAGGCTGTCAATACGACGAACGCCAAGCACGTTTTGGTTTTACCTAACAATAAAAATATCTTTTTAGCTGCCGAACAAGCAGAAGATTTAACGGACGTTCCGATGAAGGTGGTGCACACCAAAACCATTCCGCAAGGATTGACAGCCATGTTTGCTTACAATCCTGAGGCTAGTTTGAGCGATAACCAAACGGCAATGGATGATTCGTTAGATACAGTTAAGAGTGGCCAGGTGACGACGGCCATTCGGGATACCAAGCTTGATGGCTTAGAAATTAAAAAAGGACAATTCATGGGCATCATTGATGGTCAGATCCAGGTTACAGCGAAAACGTTAGACGAAGCAGCTGTGCAAATGACCAAGCAAATGTTAGATGATGACAGTGAAAACGTGACGATTATTTACGGTGAGGGGGCGACGGAAGCTGATGCGAAACAAGTTGAAGCAGCCGCCGCAGCTGTCGATGATGAATTAGAAATCGAAATTCACGCTGGAAATCAACCAGTTTATCCGTTCATTATTTCGGTGGAATAA
- a CDS encoding acyl carrier protein, translated as MDEQTVFATVAQTLEDQFQVEKDEINLETNFQRDLGADFVDLAHFIVELEDEFGDVIPDDAAEQIDTVQDLVTVIVKNTPKQK; from the coding sequence ATGGATGAACAAACGGTATTTGCAACGGTAGCACAAACGTTGGAAGATCAATTTCAAGTTGAAAAGGATGAGATTAACCTAGAAACTAATTTTCAACGTGATTTAGGCGCCGATTTTGTGGACTTGGCTCATTTTATCGTTGAGCTTGAGGATGAGTTTGGGGATGTCATTCCAGACGATGCCGCGGAACAGATTGATACAGTTCAAGACTTAGTAACCGTAATCGTTAAAAATACACCAAAGCAAAAATAA
- the rnc gene encoding ribonuclease III, whose protein sequence is MQKEFDHKLASDYNIKFNNEALLDEAFTQASYVNEHPDEDLKFYERLEFLGDAVYQLVVSDYIFKRYPEMPQGRLTRLRAAMVNRHSFSRFARECHFDKYIRLGKGEEKAGARNRDSLLCDIFESFIGAVYLDQGIETVKNFCRLVIFPKLDEGWFDEFFDHKTELQEAIQVNGPVDINYELLDEDGPDNDRQFKVAVLVDNQELGVGEGHSKKSAEQAAAKAALNKLGIKDQKLQ, encoded by the coding sequence TTGCAGAAAGAATTTGATCACAAATTAGCCAGTGATTATAACATTAAATTTAACAACGAAGCATTATTAGACGAAGCCTTTACGCAGGCTTCCTACGTTAACGAGCATCCAGATGAAGACCTTAAGTTTTACGAACGATTGGAGTTTTTAGGCGATGCGGTTTATCAGTTAGTGGTTTCTGATTACATTTTTAAACGCTACCCAGAAATGCCCCAAGGACGGTTAACCCGGCTCCGAGCCGCGATGGTTAATCGGCATAGTTTTAGTCGCTTTGCCCGTGAATGTCACTTTGATAAATACATTCGGTTGGGAAAAGGAGAAGAAAAGGCGGGCGCTCGCAATCGCGATTCGTTACTGTGTGACATCTTTGAATCGTTCATTGGGGCCGTTTATTTGGACCAGGGAATTGAAACCGTGAAAAACTTTTGTCGCTTAGTAATTTTTCCTAAGCTTGATGAAGGTTGGTTTGACGAATTCTTTGACCATAAGACCGAATTACAAGAAGCAATTCAAGTTAATGGACCCGTCGACATTAACTACGAACTTTTAGATGAAGACGGACCTGACAACGACCGGCAGTTTAAAGTGGCTGTTTTGGTCGATAACCAAGAACTAGGCGTGGGTGAGGGTCATTCGAAAAAAAGTGCTGAACAAGCAGCTGCTAAAGCTGCGTTAAATAAACTTGGTATCAAAGACCAAAAACTACAATAA
- the smc gene encoding chromosome segregation protein SMC, with amino-acid sequence MKLQSIQISGFKSFAERTVIDCQDGLTGIVGPNGSGKSNIIEAIRWALGEQSAKQLRGQKMKDVIFSGSNDRRPLNRAEVSLQFENHDHYLATDYSEVKITRRYYRNGESNYLINDQECLLRDIQRLFLDTGLGEGSLSIISQGNVDDILAGSGEQRRAVIETAAGVYRYKKQKADSEKKLADTQANVERVSDIARELNKQLEPLKAQCATANEYLEHTARLEQLRYTQLVTQRHQFQQQQQHTTVQLQDQAVDQQRLTKQLEQLNEQKQTVHQRLTTAEQRQDELQQQLLAATKQLESVTGKAKLRKQQLEFNQTRLTELQERHQQEQEKINQLKEQLQAVQTTEQTTIERLQALTKQIEASDATKKLKQVDAEEAELEQAQSQYVALMQKLTNQKNELRMADQLSERQQQAYQEKQRQLRELETEQLRQEATLATATQNVENLQQQVTQAQAQQQRFQAQVDELANQQEQQQQSWYQQLRDLQTVKTECDSLQNMVTGHNNLYRGSRNLLQHRDELTGILGPVGDFLQVEERYLQAIETTLGGAIQQIVVDNVKNARQAIRFLSQRQLGRVTLLPLDAINERFVNPSLLRMAEQQPGFLGVAADLVTMPAKMKRVKVHLLGNVIIADDLKHATAISQLVQRRVKIVTLAGEVVNAGGSITGGKNQRDESGILRQRQRLDQLTQRKTQLQQQLKQQEQRLTEIKQAGQTAQTKRDEWYQQESTQTAELKMQQQQVAQLTEQLERQKREQAATRLQLKLNFADDKQTPVDSQAIAQTQAKLDQNQATVKRLKQAIQTHKQQQQQSQSVLMKQQQRESQIRERLKQERNQVHQVTKQLQTAQEDETQLQQQLTQLRQGLAELESDATINPAELQSQIEKQQQELQEIKQQIKTGRTKAETLESEITDQHQSLTKVQQQAHELQVDAKIQQQHLTEVQSELQSLQDSSNQELQVLDLDEATLQQELDQVQDQITALGPVNVEAISAYDELKTRSDFVNEQLDDLLTAKTQLLTIMNQMDQTVKERFQTTFNEVASAFTEVFRHIFGGGEAKLKLADPHHLLTTGIDILVKPPGKRYRDLSLLSGGEKALTALALLFAVLQVKPVPFVILDEAESALDPANVDRFARYMQKLKQQTQFIVITHRKETMVYADQLVGITMQDSGVSKLVSVNLEDTQQRRHNDGII; translated from the coding sequence GTGAAGTTACAGTCAATTCAAATCTCTGGATTTAAATCATTTGCCGAGCGAACGGTCATTGACTGTCAAGATGGTTTAACGGGAATCGTGGGTCCCAACGGAAGTGGGAAAAGTAACATTATTGAAGCAATTCGGTGGGCCTTGGGGGAACAGTCGGCTAAGCAACTACGGGGCCAAAAAATGAAGGACGTCATTTTTTCTGGTTCTAATGATCGGCGTCCTTTGAATCGGGCCGAAGTAAGTTTGCAATTTGAAAATCACGATCACTACCTAGCCACCGATTATAGCGAGGTTAAAATTACCAGACGTTACTATCGCAATGGTGAGAGTAACTATTTAATTAATGATCAAGAATGCCTCTTACGTGATATCCAGCGTCTGTTTTTAGATACTGGTTTAGGAGAAGGGTCACTGTCGATTATTTCTCAAGGAAACGTGGATGATATTTTAGCCGGAAGCGGAGAACAACGGCGGGCAGTGATTGAAACGGCTGCGGGAGTGTATCGGTATAAAAAACAAAAGGCTGATTCGGAAAAGAAACTAGCTGATACGCAGGCGAACGTCGAACGGGTCTCAGACATTGCCCGCGAACTAAATAAGCAGTTAGAGCCGTTAAAAGCGCAATGTGCAACGGCTAATGAGTACTTAGAACATACGGCTCGTTTGGAGCAGTTACGCTATACTCAGTTGGTAACTCAACGGCATCAGTTTCAGCAGCAACAGCAACATACTACTGTTCAATTGCAAGATCAAGCAGTTGACCAACAACGTCTAACGAAGCAACTAGAACAGTTAAATGAACAGAAGCAAACGGTGCATCAACGGCTAACAACGGCTGAACAACGGCAAGATGAATTGCAACAGCAACTATTAGCGGCGACGAAGCAACTAGAATCAGTTACGGGGAAAGCTAAACTCCGCAAACAGCAGCTTGAATTTAATCAAACCCGGCTCACTGAACTTCAGGAACGGCATCAACAAGAGCAGGAAAAAATTAATCAGCTGAAAGAACAACTGCAAGCAGTTCAAACGACGGAACAAACAACTATCGAACGCTTACAGGCGCTAACCAAGCAAATTGAAGCGAGTGATGCCACGAAAAAATTGAAACAGGTAGATGCAGAAGAGGCTGAATTAGAGCAAGCTCAAAGTCAATACGTTGCGCTAATGCAAAAGTTAACGAATCAAAAAAACGAGTTGCGGATGGCGGATCAACTGTCTGAACGACAACAACAGGCCTATCAAGAAAAACAACGGCAATTACGAGAGCTAGAAACGGAACAACTACGTCAGGAAGCAACATTAGCCACGGCCACGCAGAACGTAGAGAACTTGCAACAACAAGTTACGCAAGCACAAGCACAGCAACAACGGTTTCAAGCCCAAGTTGATGAGCTGGCCAATCAACAGGAACAGCAGCAACAAAGTTGGTATCAACAACTGCGTGATTTGCAGACGGTTAAGACCGAATGTGATAGCTTACAAAATATGGTAACGGGGCATAATAATTTGTACCGGGGCAGTCGGAATTTACTGCAACATCGTGACGAATTAACTGGGATTTTAGGACCAGTCGGTGATTTCTTGCAGGTTGAGGAGCGTTATTTACAAGCGATTGAAACCACGCTAGGCGGCGCCATCCAGCAAATTGTAGTTGACAACGTCAAAAATGCCCGGCAGGCCATTCGCTTTTTAAGTCAACGGCAACTCGGTCGGGTAACGTTATTGCCCCTAGATGCCATTAATGAACGATTTGTGAATCCCAGTTTGTTACGGATGGCTGAACAACAACCCGGCTTTTTAGGTGTCGCTGCTGACTTAGTCACCATGCCGGCCAAAATGAAACGGGTTAAAGTCCATTTGTTGGGAAACGTGATCATTGCAGACGATTTGAAGCATGCCACGGCAATTAGTCAACTGGTTCAACGCCGGGTTAAAATTGTAACGTTAGCCGGAGAGGTGGTTAATGCAGGAGGATCCATTACCGGAGGAAAAAATCAACGTGATGAAAGTGGAATCTTGCGGCAACGCCAACGATTAGACCAGCTAACGCAACGAAAAACCCAGTTACAACAACAGTTAAAACAACAGGAACAACGTTTGACAGAAATTAAGCAAGCAGGGCAAACTGCTCAAACTAAACGGGACGAGTGGTATCAACAAGAATCAACTCAGACTGCGGAGTTAAAGATGCAGCAGCAACAAGTTGCGCAATTAACGGAACAATTAGAACGACAAAAACGTGAACAGGCGGCGACTCGACTGCAGTTAAAACTGAATTTTGCAGATGACAAGCAAACGCCAGTAGATTCGCAAGCTATTGCCCAAACTCAAGCTAAATTAGATCAGAATCAAGCAACGGTCAAGCGCCTGAAACAGGCAATCCAAACCCATAAGCAACAACAGCAACAAAGTCAGTCTGTTTTGATGAAACAGCAACAGCGGGAGAGTCAGATTCGAGAAAGACTGAAACAGGAACGCAATCAGGTGCATCAGGTAACGAAGCAATTGCAAACTGCACAGGAGGATGAAACTCAATTACAACAGCAATTGACTCAACTGCGACAAGGTTTGGCTGAACTAGAATCAGATGCAACCATTAATCCTGCTGAACTCCAAAGTCAGATTGAGAAACAACAACAAGAGTTACAGGAAATTAAACAACAAATCAAGACGGGAAGAACTAAGGCTGAGACGTTGGAAAGTGAAATTACAGACCAGCACCAATCGTTGACAAAGGTTCAGCAACAGGCTCATGAGCTTCAGGTGGATGCTAAAATTCAACAGCAACATCTAACCGAAGTCCAATCGGAATTGCAATCCTTACAGGATAGTTCTAACCAGGAACTGCAGGTTCTTGATTTAGACGAAGCTACTTTGCAACAAGAATTGGACCAGGTTCAAGACCAAATTACCGCCCTTGGGCCCGTTAACGTAGAAGCAATTTCGGCTTATGATGAATTGAAAACACGCTCGGATTTTGTAAATGAACAGCTAGACGATCTTTTAACGGCGAAGACTCAGTTATTAACGATTATGAATCAGATGGATCAAACGGTGAAAGAACGGTTTCAAACCACTTTTAACGAGGTGGCTTCCGCCTTTACTGAAGTCTTTCGGCATATTTTTGGTGGTGGAGAAGCTAAACTAAAACTAGCAGATCCCCATCACTTATTGACAACGGGAATTGACATTCTTGTGAAACCACCAGGAAAACGGTATCGGGATTTGAGTTTGTTATCTGGTGGAGAAAAGGCATTAACTGCCTTAGCTTTATTGTTTGCGGTCTTGCAGGTGAAGCCAGTACCATTCGTGATTTTGGACGAAGCAGAATCCGCGCTTGATCCCGCTAATGTGGATCGTTTCGCTCGTTATATGCAAAAATTGAAACAACAAACCCAATTTATTGTGATTACCCACCGAAAGGAAACGATGGTTTATGCAGACCAATTGGTAGGGATTACCATGCAGGATTCTGGAGTTTCAAAGTTAGTATCCGTTAACTTAGAAGATACCCAACAAAGGAGACATAACGATGGGATTATTTGA
- the recG gene encoding ATP-dependent DNA helicase RecG has translation MKNILDPVGTLKGVGPKKQVALADLSIHTVFDLLTYFPFRYEDFRSQALTDLQDQQLVTLKGTVATEPVVNYFGRRKNRLVLRLMVDNDVVPVTFFNQPWLKKQVEVGQTLLVHGKFDASKKSLTGIKLLTDEHHQFNSIYSVNHQITQKTLQALIKQAYSEYQAVIEDFVPSWIRTKFRLEPLKTVIKEMHFPSNPQSVKLARRTAKFNEFFLFQMQLQTLKQRQQQPEPKAQIKADKLTLKPFIEQLPYQLTDAQDRVVNEILTDLQRPVPMNRLLQGDVGSGKTIVAALAILATVLSDQQAVLLAPTEILAEQHANSLAQLFAGTNINIALLTGATSAKARRTLLPRIKAGQINLVVGTHALFQPSVKYHHLGLAVIDEQHRFGVNQRKQMREKGPATNVLSMTATPIPRTLSITAYGEMDVSVIDELPGGRKPIKTTWIKSSQEETMMKFVRKHLHNGEQAYVVVPLIDESDAVEMRNVMMTYSHFQEQLGHDFHVGLLHGQMNEADKNQVMDDFKHNRTQVLVSTTVIEVGVDVSNASVMVIYDADHFGLAQLHQLRGRVGRGAQQSYCILIADPKNKVGVQRMNVMSTSTDGFFISQKDLELRGPGDILGKQQSGIPSFNVGDPISDVNVLSAAQEVAKMVTDNPEWMQDPDNQNLVRQLQTLNNNTSFD, from the coding sequence GTGAAGAATATTTTGGATCCAGTGGGAACGCTTAAGGGGGTCGGACCCAAAAAGCAAGTGGCGTTGGCTGACCTTAGCATTCATACCGTATTTGACCTTTTGACCTATTTTCCATTCCGCTATGAAGATTTTCGGAGCCAGGCGCTCACCGACTTACAGGATCAACAGTTAGTGACGTTAAAAGGGACCGTGGCTACGGAACCGGTGGTTAATTACTTTGGACGGCGGAAAAACCGCTTGGTTCTCCGACTCATGGTAGACAACGATGTCGTTCCAGTGACCTTTTTTAATCAACCTTGGCTGAAAAAACAGGTGGAAGTAGGGCAAACATTGCTGGTTCATGGTAAATTTGACGCTAGCAAAAAGAGTTTAACCGGAATTAAACTATTAACCGATGAACACCATCAGTTTAATTCGATTTACTCGGTTAACCATCAGATTACCCAGAAAACACTTCAGGCTTTGATTAAGCAAGCTTATTCTGAATACCAAGCGGTCATCGAAGATTTTGTGCCCAGCTGGATTCGAACCAAATTTCGCTTGGAACCACTAAAAACGGTGATTAAGGAAATGCACTTTCCGAGTAATCCCCAATCGGTTAAATTAGCGCGCCGAACGGCGAAGTTCAATGAATTCTTCTTGTTTCAGATGCAGTTGCAAACTTTGAAACAGCGCCAGCAGCAACCAGAACCAAAGGCCCAGATTAAGGCAGATAAGTTAACTTTGAAACCGTTTATTGAGCAATTACCGTACCAATTGACGGATGCTCAGGATCGGGTGGTAAATGAAATTTTAACGGATTTACAGCGTCCCGTTCCGATGAACCGGCTCTTGCAGGGAGACGTGGGGAGTGGGAAAACCATTGTGGCCGCGTTAGCAATCCTAGCCACCGTCTTGTCAGACCAACAGGCCGTGCTACTGGCACCGACCGAAATTTTAGCGGAGCAACACGCTAACAGTTTGGCACAGTTATTTGCGGGAACCAACATTAACATTGCTTTGCTAACTGGAGCCACTTCTGCTAAAGCTCGACGTACGTTATTACCGCGAATTAAGGCAGGTCAAATTAACTTGGTAGTGGGCACGCACGCTCTGTTTCAACCCAGTGTGAAGTATCATCACTTGGGTTTAGCAGTTATTGATGAACAGCACCGGTTTGGGGTGAACCAACGCAAGCAGATGCGAGAAAAGGGGCCAGCAACGAACGTCTTATCGATGACGGCGACCCCGATTCCCCGGACTTTATCAATTACCGCCTATGGTGAGATGGATGTTTCTGTGATTGATGAACTTCCCGGCGGCCGGAAACCAATCAAAACGACTTGGATTAAGAGTAGTCAAGAAGAGACAATGATGAAATTTGTCCGCAAGCACCTTCACAACGGAGAGCAGGCTTACGTCGTGGTTCCTCTGATTGATGAATCCGATGCAGTCGAAATGCGGAACGTGATGATGACCTATTCGCACTTTCAGGAGCAGCTAGGTCATGATTTTCACGTCGGTTTACTGCACGGACAGATGAATGAAGCTGATAAAAACCAGGTCATGGACGATTTTAAACATAATCGAACTCAAGTCCTAGTTTCTACCACCGTGATTGAAGTGGGCGTGGACGTTTCCAACGCCAGTGTGATGGTTATTTATGATGCCGATCACTTTGGCTTAGCCCAACTTCATCAACTGCGGGGGCGCGTGGGTCGAGGCGCACAGCAATCTTACTGTATCTTAATTGCCGATCCCAAGAACAAAGTCGGCGTGCAACGAATGAACGTCATGAGCACGTCAACCGATGGTTTCTTTATTTCACAAAAAGATTTAGAATTAAGGGGTCCGGGTGACATTCTAGGCAAACAGCAGTCGGGAATTCCGAGTTTTAACGTGGGAGATCCGATTAGTGATGTGAATGTCTTGAGTGCCGCCCAAGAAGTCGCTAAAATGGTGACTGATAATCCCGAGTGGATGCAAGATCCAGATAATCAAAACTTAGTCCGACAATTACAAACATTAAATAACAATACCTCATTTGATTAA
- the rpmB gene encoding 50S ribosomal protein L28 encodes MAKDALTGKRTHFGNRRSHALNASRRSWKPNLQKVRILVDGKPKKVWLSARTLKSGKFKRV; translated from the coding sequence ATGGCTAAGGATGCTTTAACTGGAAAGAGAACCCACTTTGGTAACCGTCGTTCTCACGCTTTGAACGCTTCGAGACGTAGTTGGAAGCCGAATTTGCAAAAAGTACGGATTTTAGTTGATGGGAAACCAAAGAAAGTTTGGTTAAGTGCCAGAACTTTAAAATCTGGTAAATTCAAACGGGTTTAA